One genomic window of Rhodothermaceae bacterium includes the following:
- the metX gene encoding homoserine O-acetyltransferase, with amino-acid sequence MPRIINIPTFEFENGEVLSEVPVGYERWGELNEAGDNVIVVGHSLTSPPDAQSWWHGCIGPGKALDTDKYYVVCANVIGSPYGTVSPISINPETGVAYRDTLPQASVRDTVRLHKKLLDTLGVRKIAFVIGGSMGGMQALEWAYYGSDYVRGIVPIAVGGRHSSWCIAWSEAQRQAIYSDPNWKDGSYELGSPPQNGLAVARMMAMISYRSLGSFESRFGRGRNRAGSFRAETWLHHHGDQIINRFDPACYVYLTRLMDTHDVARGRDEYGVTLKAITQPTLAVGIRSDVLYLLEELEELCRYIPHSELAVMEGPHGHDTFLIDQDELNEMVLTWRQRHIDPLIDSVVGYQAGCGPYG; translated from the coding sequence ATGCCAAGAATCATCAACATACCGACCTTTGAGTTTGAGAACGGGGAGGTTCTGAGTGAAGTCCCCGTGGGCTACGAGCGCTGGGGAGAATTGAATGAAGCCGGGGATAACGTGATTGTTGTCGGGCACTCCCTCACCAGCCCCCCAGATGCCCAGTCCTGGTGGCACGGGTGCATTGGTCCGGGCAAGGCATTGGATACAGACAAATACTATGTTGTATGTGCTAATGTGATTGGTTCTCCCTACGGCACGGTTTCGCCAATCTCAATCAATCCAGAGACCGGCGTGGCTTACCGGGATACGCTTCCCCAAGCAAGTGTAAGAGATACGGTTAGACTCCATAAAAAGCTACTGGATACCCTCGGTGTTCGCAAGATCGCATTTGTGATTGGTGGAAGCATGGGAGGGATGCAGGCACTTGAGTGGGCCTACTATGGTAGTGATTATGTTCGGGGAATCGTACCCATTGCAGTGGGAGGACGACACTCTTCCTGGTGTATTGCATGGAGCGAAGCACAGCGACAGGCGATTTATTCAGACCCAAATTGGAAGGATGGTTCCTACGAACTGGGCTCTCCTCCTCAAAACGGGCTGGCTGTAGCGCGCATGATGGCAATGATCTCGTACCGATCATTAGGATCATTCGAATCTCGATTCGGACGGGGTCGGAATCGGGCCGGCTCATTCAGGGCTGAGACTTGGCTTCATCATCACGGAGATCAGATTATTAACCGGTTTGATCCTGCCTGCTATGTATATCTGACACGTTTGATGGATACGCATGATGTCGCTCGGGGCAGGGATGAATATGGAGTTACGCTTAAGGCAATCACACAGCCAACGCTAGCGGTTGGAATTCGCTCGGATGTGCTCTACTTACTGGAAGAGTTGGAAGAACTTTGCCGGTATATTCCCCATTCGGAGTTAGCCGTCATGGAGGGCCCCCATGGTCACGACACGTTCCTGATTGATCAGGATGAGTTAAATGAGATGGTGTTAACGTGGCGTCAACGTCACATTGACCCACTTATTGATTCAGTTGTAGGTTATCAGGCGGGTTGCGGCCCATACGGTTAA
- the asd gene encoding aspartate-semialdehyde dehydrogenase, which yields MSMLRAGIVGATGAVGQKFIELLRGHPWFKITALVASDRSAGRKYRDAVNWIGAAEIPASVASMEVSSFSNDLPCDVVFSGLHASVADHAEPKLAKAGYPVISNAKSFRMHPDVPLLIPEINPDHTFLIKNQDWQSAGYIVTNPNCSTVGLTCALKPLHDRFGLEAVQVTTMQALSGAGYPGVSSLDALANVVPFIGGEEDKLVHEPNKLLGTIAGGTLHPQSIRISAQCNRVPVLEGHLECISVKLSTSVSRGEVHDAFESFVSPIKDLCLPTEPEKLLHVFEDERFPQPRRHSDLGGGMTVSIGRIRPCEVLDYKFVALSHNTIRGAAGGAVLNAELLMKQGLLKARDA from the coding sequence ATGAGCATGCTCCGGGCAGGAATCGTAGGCGCAACGGGTGCAGTGGGGCAGAAATTCATTGAACTTCTTCGAGGGCATCCCTGGTTCAAAATCACAGCTCTTGTTGCATCGGACAGGTCAGCAGGGAGAAAGTACCGTGATGCCGTCAATTGGATTGGAGCGGCAGAGATTCCGGCATCCGTCGCTTCCATGGAGGTATCATCATTTAGTAACGATCTGCCGTGCGATGTTGTCTTCTCAGGACTGCATGCCTCAGTCGCGGATCATGCCGAACCAAAGCTGGCCAAGGCAGGATATCCGGTCATTTCTAATGCGAAGAGCTTTCGGATGCACCCGGATGTTCCTTTGTTGATCCCCGAAATCAATCCAGATCACACTTTTTTGATCAAAAATCAGGACTGGCAGAGCGCGGGGTATATTGTCACCAACCCCAACTGCTCTACCGTTGGCCTAACCTGTGCACTCAAGCCGCTTCACGACAGGTTTGGTCTTGAGGCTGTTCAGGTCACTACAATGCAGGCTCTTTCTGGTGCCGGCTATCCCGGGGTGTCGTCATTGGACGCCCTGGCAAACGTTGTGCCATTCATTGGAGGTGAGGAGGATAAGTTGGTTCATGAGCCGAATAAACTGTTGGGGACTATCGCCGGCGGTACTCTGCATCCTCAGTCTATCCGCATCAGTGCCCAGTGCAACCGTGTTCCTGTCCTGGAAGGGCATCTTGAGTGTATCTCGGTCAAACTAAGCACGAGTGTGAGCCGGGGTGAAGTGCACGATGCATTCGAATCATTTGTTAGCCCAATCAAAGATTTGTGTTTGCCAACCGAGCCAGAGAAATTATTACATGTATTTGAAGATGAGCGTTTCCCGCAGCCGAGGCGACATTCTGACTTGGGTGGCGGTATGACCGTAAGCATTGGAAGGATTCGCCCCTGTGAGGTCTTAGATTATAAGTTCGTTGCTCTGTCTCACAACACGATTCGGGGTGCGGCGGGTGGCGCCGTTCTGAATGCAGAATTGCTTATGAAGCAAGGCTTACTGAAAGCTCGTGATGCATAA